In uncultured Desulfobacter sp., one DNA window encodes the following:
- a CDS encoding TraR/DksA C4-type zinc finger protein — protein MTTEVIDRPHITDDDLDRFKKILNTAMGELLDQADSAVSELILECTRDTEIIDSTANDINRTMNLRLQSRKSRLIKKIKDALKRIEDGTYGYCDICGEEISLKRLEARPVTSKCIACKEDQERLEALLS, from the coding sequence ATGACCACCGAAGTAATTGACAGACCCCATATCACCGATGACGATCTTGACCGTTTTAAAAAAATACTGAACACCGCCATGGGAGAATTGCTGGACCAGGCTGACTCCGCCGTGTCTGAACTGATACTTGAATGCACCCGGGATACGGAGATTATTGATTCCACGGCAAACGACATCAACCGCACCATGAACCTTCGCCTGCAAAGCCGCAAAAGCAGGCTGATCAAAAAAATCAAAGACGCGCTTAAAAGAATCGAAGATGGGACTTATGGTTATTGTGATATTTGCGGCGAAGAGATCTCTCTCAAACGGCTTGAGGCACGCCCTGTAACATCCAAGTGCATTGCGTGTAAGGAAGACCAGGAGCGATTAGAAGCCCTCCTATCCTAA